CATCGGTATCGCTCTCACCCGGCAGCCCGACCATGAAATAGAGCTTCACCCCGTTCCAGCCGGCGTCGAGTGCGTTGCGCACCGATTCCAGGATGCGCAGTTCCGAGATGTCCTTGTTCACGAATCCCCGCAGCTTCGCCGAAGCGGTCTCCGGCGCAAACGTCAGGCCGGACTTCTTCACTTCCTGCAGGCTCAGGGCCAGCTCGCTGGAGAAGTCCTCGCCCCGGGTCGAAGGGAGTGAAATCGAGACGCGGCGGTCCTTCAGGCGGGAGTTGAGCTTGCCGACGAGTCCGGGCAGGTCAGGATAGTCGAGGGCGGAGAGGGAGAGCAGAGAGACCTCCTCCCAGCCCGAAGCGCGGATGCCGCGTTCGGCCAGCCGCACCACCGATTCCTGCGAGCGGAGCCGGATCGGCCGGTTCATCATCCCGGCCTGGCAGAAACGGCAGCCCCGGGTGCAGCCGCGGGCCATCTCGATGGTCAGACGGTCGTGGGTGATCTCGCAGATCGGTACCAGCGGCGGGAACGGAAAATCCTCTTCCTTCAGCTCGCCGACCACCCTCCTCCGCACCGTCCATCCTTCCGCAACTCTGGATTCTGGACTCTGGACTCTGGATTCTGAACTCTCCTGTGTACCAAATCCGGTTCCGGCACTTCTGCCTTCTGCACTCTGACTTCTGCCTTCTGACTTCGGTTGTTCCCTAGTCACTCCCGGTACATACACCCCTTCCAGCCGGCTCAGCCTCTCAAGCACCTCTCTCCGGTCGTGCCGGTTCCACTCCGCCACCACGCCCGTAATCTCCCGCACCGCCTCCTCGCCGTCGCCGACCACGAAGACATCGATGAAATCGGCCATCGGTAGCGGATTCACCGTGCACGGCCCGCCGGCAACCACCAGAGGGTGAGAGGCGTTACGCTCGGTCCGGTGCAGCGGGATACGGCAGAGGTCCAGCAGATAGAGGACGTTGGTGTAAGAGAGCTCGCTCTGCAGCGAAAGGCCGAGGAGATCGAACTCGGACACCGGCCGCCTCGACTCCAGCGCATAGAGCGGCAGGCCCCTCTCCTGCAGCGCCTTGCCGAAATCGGGCCACGGTGCGTAGCAGCGCTCGCAAACCGCGTTGTCCAGCCGGTTGATTATCGAATAGAGGATGCGGAGACCGTAGTTGGACATGCCCAGCTCATAGGCTTCGGGCATGGCCAGGACCCAGCCTACCCGCGCTGAATCAGGGTCACGCAGCAGGGCGTTGTACTCGCCCCCGGTGTAACGTATCGGCTTGGTGACGAGGGGTAGAACCTCGCGGATTCTTTCATCCATTCAGTTGTCTGCGAGTATGTTAGCCTGATACGAAGTGAAGTCAAGGAAGCTAGTTCGAGTAGCGGCAGGACTTAGGGCCCAGCGCCATCCGACCACACGCTTCTGCCATACTTCTCCGCGTCACTTCGTGCGCCCGTGACGGATTCTCTTGCGTGTCCAAAGCGGTGCGGCGGGCCGGACCGGCCGGGGAACTGACCGGCAGGCAAGTCAGGAGACTGACCCGCACGCAACCCCGACTCCTGTCTCGGCGGCAGTCCGGGCCGCAAGCGCCCGAGCTCACTGCAGAGGAACCCAGACTGCAGACCGGCAAACTGCGTCCCCTGCTGCTCGTCACACAAGTCCTCGAACTCCCGTTCACTTTCCTCCCCGGACAAAGGACCAGGGACTCCCCGAGACAACTTCCGAGACAGTCTTCCTGTCTCCTGTCTACTCTGTTCTGTATTCTGTCCGGAGGGCCGTCCCCCAGGCGGGGGTGTCATTTCGTCAGCTTCAGGCCTAACGCCCCAAGTCTCAAGCACATAGGCCCGGAAATCCGCTCCCGCGCCATTCTACAGCGTTGTAGAATTGCCGGTCGGCAGACAGCAGATCCGGGATTCCTACCCGCCCCAGTTTCGGCCTGCATGTGGACAGACTCTGCCACAGCTACTCGGGAGAATCCCTGCGCCTCCAAGTCTCCGACGCCATCGCCCGCTGGACGTCCTACGGCTGCGACCGGGACATTCTCAAACAGGTCTGCAGTCAGCTGTTCGGGCTGGAGATTCTCTAGGGCCGGCTAGTCGCGAACGAGCGACGGAAGCTGCAGATTCGTGGTAGCCGGACGCTCCGCCGCAATCGGCATGTCGTCCCAAGTCCGGCCGTCGAGAGTGCGGCCACTCAGGTGCTTGCGGGTGCCGCCCCATTGCTTGAAGTAGAAGGCCACGTCAGCCATCTCGCACTGGCGTCTGATGGACCTTGCCCATTCCGGACTCATCGCCCGCGCGCCTGGTCCAGACTCGCCGCCGACGATGACCCACTGAATACCATCCAAGCCGATGTGTCCCAAGTCCGAGATCAGCGGCTCGCAGGACAGAAATCGCACAGCGGCTTTCACTTCCCGGAGGTCATCGATGCGCGAGAGCACGCGCGAATCTTCAACTGTCACGCCCATCCACACGTTGCTTGGCCAAGGTAACAAGTGAGCGTACTGGCGTAGCCGTTGACTGCGCTTCGTTAGAACCTGGAACTGATGCTGAGGGCAGGCCTTCATAGTCTCGAAGACACGCAGAATGAACCCGAACGGCACCTTCTCGTGAAACAGGTCGCCCATCGAACACAAGAAGACATCGTGCGGCTTGCGCCAACTCTGCGGCGTCAGCAGTTCCTTCTCGTGGGTCGTCACCTTGAACCCGTTCCGGTACTTCGCCATCCCTGCGGCCTGCAGCCGTAGTGCCATCCGCTCCGCGTAGCAGTGCGCGCAACCCGCGCTGACGTGCGAACAACCCGTCACCGGGTTCCAGGTCGCCTCAGTCCACTCGATGGAGGAATTGAGCGCCACTGGCTACCTAGCCCGGAATTGTACGATCACATCGTCGGCAAATGTCGGTTTGCCTTTGGAGCGTCGTCGCTTGTCCGCTGGAGGCACCGCAGTTATCCTACCCTGTGCCTCTAGATTCGCAAGAACGGTCTTGTAGTTCGCTGGAGTGAAAGGCCGTCCGACGTTGTGACGCCAATAGACGTCGTGCATGGTCATCCGCTGGCCGGCAAAGGCGGCAGGGAGCATCTGTTCTAGGTCTCCGATTGACGGACCGTCAGGGAAGAGCGGCGCGCACAACTGGTGCGCAGGGTTGTGTTCGTAGGTTGGTACGCCCTGCGGAGAAGCCGAACTCTCTCGGGCCATGATGTCCTTCATGATGTCATAGCCCTGCTGGTGCTTAGAAACGAAGACAAGATGATGGAGAGTGCGTTTTCCGCTGGGGCCCTTGAACCGGAAATGCAGTACGTACCGACCCCATTGCGCCGTGAGCCCGCACGCCAGTTCGTGCTCGATGATATGTTCGCGTTCACTGGCGCCGGCTTTCGCGATGGCAAGCCGCAGATTCTCTGCTCTCTCAACTCCAAACAGGGAATCAACCGTTGCCGACACGCAGTCGTTACTCAGAGCCGCATTGATGCGGTTGTAGTTGAAGAACAGGATGCACTCACACGCCCAGTCCTTGAGTACAGCATCTACCAACCGAATGGACAGCCCTTTGTAGCCCCACGGGTCAATGAACAGTAGCGTGGGAACCAAGCGCACCTGCTCAAACGCCTCGGCTATGCTCTCATCAACAGTCACGTTGGCTACTTGCGGCTTGTACTTGAGGCTCTTGATACCAGGTAGAGCGTCGATGTGCTCGCGGAGAGACTGCACATAGTCGGGGTTCGAGTCGTTGAAGAATACGCGAACCCGCGTCCCGATGTCTGGATTGTCGATCGCCGCGCGCAGTACCAGCAGCGGCGTCGAAGCAGTCCCGTCATCGTATTCGCCGCGCCCGGAGAACAGATCCATGTAGGCGATCCGTTCCGCACTCGCACCGCCGCGCGCTGATATGACGCGCGCCCAAGCCTTGAAGTACTTGGCGACAATGCGGGCTTTCACCTTCGAATGCTCTGCAGGCTCCGCGAAGAAATCAGAGCAGCTCACGTCTGGTGTTCACGACCCGGGCCACTTGGAGATGGCCTTGTCGATTTCGGACGTCAGAATGGAAGGTCACTTCGCCCGGCCTTCGACAATCGCAATCTCGTCCGCGGTCAAGCCGCGGATTCCCCCGTTAGTACCAGGCTTTCATGTCCTCTGAGGCGCCCTGGAATGCATCGAAGTAGGACCACAACCTCTGGCCGTCGTATGCGAGCAGGAATTGCCCCGGTTCCAGGAAGCGGGTGTTGTGGTACTCGTCGTTGTACATACGAGCTAGTGAACGTCTCGCGTAAGCGCTGTAGTGCGACAGGTAGTTCCGTATCTTGTAGACCTCGTCGATCTTCCTGGCGTGTGCATTGGTGACCTGCAGGAAGGGATTCTCGGTGTCCGGGAGGATGCGCTTGGTAAACCCCTTCAGGTCGCCGAACGACCTGAAGTCTCTGTATGTGCCCCCGAACACGAGTGCGACGCACAAGTCACGGCTCGGGTTCTTCGGAATGGCCGCGCCGAGATACTCACCAAGCTGCACAGGGGTCACGTTAATGCTGTCAGCAATATGTTCATCAAGGAACTGCTCCCATTGTGCGCACAGCCTGAGGATAACGGACTCTGCTAGCATTCTCTTTTCCTCTGCCGTCGCTATGACGCGCTGTGCGTCGATGCACTTCCGCATGAAATCTCGATGGCGCTCGATGGCGGCATCCAGCTTTCTATGGTTGTGTGCCAAGTCGGCTTTTCTCACGTCGGCCTCCTTTCAGACTATTCTTAGCTACAAGTGCCCTTCGTTGATTGTGATGCGCTTCGCCTGCGTGTAGACGCAGACGTTGACCGCCGACCGTTTGCCAGCCTTGGTGGAACGGTCGTAGCTGTTCAGGTGACCCAGCAACTGCCCCAGCCCCAAGTGAAGTTTGAGGGCATCCTCGAACGTCAACCCGACGTTGATGGCTTTGGGGACGTTCTCGCCAAGAGGAGGGCTGAACCTGGCAACGGCCATACTTCCGAACGTCTGCTTTCTCCTGATGCTACTCATGTATCACTCCTTTCGACGACGAGTATGCCGCACTTCGCTCGACCTTCGGCAATCTCATATCGTCGCTAGCTGCGTGCCGGTGCGCGGTGCCCGCGCTTGCGCAGCCCATACAACCCGAAGCCGACCCTCACAAAACGCGACCGTTCTCCACGGCGAGCTATGTCGGTTATCAACTGCGACGTCATCGTTCTGTAGGGAGTCTTGCCCTTTCCTTCGTAGAGTCCATTTCGCACTATTGCCGCCCAAATGTCGCAGGTGTGCATCGGTCCATCATGCGTCGTCAGAACCTTCGCGACGGCATCCTTGAACGTCATAGCAGTCTCCTCTCGCTCATCCGTCCTTGTGATTGGACTACGACTTGCTGTGATTCGGCCAAGGGGACATCACCTAGTTCGGCCCTCTACAATCGCAATCTCGTCCTTGGTCAGGCCGTAGAGTTGGCACACCACGCTCTCGAGCTCGTCTTCCAACTTGCTCGTGTCGGCGTTGAGATTCTTCCGTTTGGAGGTCATTATCCGCCTCACCGAACTGGAAACGCGCTCCTGCTCGCGAGGCTTGACGGACGGCACGGGCATCACACGCAGCTGGGGAGACTGGAATTGATAGTAGCCGCCACTCATACGCAATGCCCCGAAGAGAAGATCGTACACGAACATGAAGACCCGCGTGTTGCAGAGGCCGGCCACATAGAGGAGATCGACGCCTGGCTTCGGGTCATGAAAGCAGTTCGTGTTGAGGGACGCGTACTCACCCTTGTCGTCCAAGGCCGCTTCACACTCGCGTGCCATCTTTGCAAACAGAAGCTTTGGACTCCTGTACAACGTGGTTCTGGTCTCACTTACGTGTGCTTTTCTGAGAGGCAGGTACGGAGTCAGGAGGCCCCTTCCCGAGTGCGTCATTTCGGTCCTACCCCACAGAGTCACGTACCTTTCAATCGTCCCTGTGTTCACCACCTTGATGCCGTCCGATGTTTGCCGGGATGTTAGGTGACTTCCATAGTCATCGCTCTCAGCGGCCGTCGATGTAGCATTCACAGAACCGAGGTCGGCAAGCGTTACCGTGTTTCTGGTGAAACTGCGGAGCATCTGGACGTTGGGCGACAGCAGGAAGCCCCAGATGGACTCGGGAAGCTCATCGAGCCAGTCGTATGGGACCTCTAGCTTTCTATACGCATCCAGCGTGA
This genomic window from candidate division WOR-3 bacterium contains:
- a CDS encoding TIGR03960 family B12-binding radical SAM protein, with amino-acid sequence MDERIREVLPLVTKPIRYTGGEYNALLRDPDSARVGWVLAMPEAYELGMSNYGLRILYSIINRLDNAVCERCYAPWPDFGKALQERGLPLYALESRRPVSEFDLLGLSLQSELSYTNVLYLLDLCRIPLHRTERNASHPLVVAGGPCTVNPLPMADFIDVFVVGDGEEAVREITGVVAEWNRHDRREVLERLSRLEGVYVPGVTREQPKSEGRSQSAEGRSAGTGFGTQESSESRVQSPESRVAEGWTVRRRVVGELKEEDFPFPPLVPICEITHDRLTIEMARGCTRGCRFCQAGMMNRPIRLRSQESVVRLAERGIRASGWEEVSLLSLSALDYPDLPGLVGKLNSRLKDRRVSISLPSTRGEDFSSELALSLQEVKKSGLTFAPETASAKLRGFVNKDISELRILESVRNALDAGWNGVKLYFMVGLPGESDTDVDEIGRFVTEVGRLCKGRPVRFNLSPFVPKPHTPLQWAPFADIAETGARIDRVRSAINRRNVKAKWANPECSYVEALLARGDERLGPVIERVYREGGVFQEWTEFFRFQVWTDSCRAQGIDPQEYHRERRTDERLPWDFINMGVSREFLAREYEKAKAGEMTPDCASGACTDCGACEGHDRNSRGVSDRVPSPAEKTEPDYGRRPRPLQSFQELRTRFRIRYAVEEAYQFAAHLDRVRAFYRSLRRSELPIAYTKGFAPKPMLSFGPPLPVGLTSGGEYLDVYTAYHYTGNILRDLGTFLPKGLRIVAAQPIAREHPSLGRIINLARYDVSMPRAFDGDFSALAERAKGLTGVKEILPGKGLALLSAEENSACTHSGPAVSASGTVVLDLGIEAGVKLFDALAAIFKISDTEARCLLIRRRDCLVAQNGRIRTPMED
- a CDS encoding phage Gp37/Gp68 family protein codes for the protein MALNSSIEWTEATWNPVTGCSHVSAGCAHCYAERMALRLQAAGMAKYRNGFKVTTHEKELLTPQSWRKPHDVFLCSMGDLFHEKVPFGFILRVFETMKACPQHQFQVLTKRSQRLRQYAHLLPWPSNVWMGVTVEDSRVLSRIDDLREVKAAVRFLSCEPLISDLGHIGLDGIQWVIVGGESGPGARAMSPEWARSIRRQCEMADVAFYFKQWGGTRKHLSGRTLDGRTWDDMPIAAERPATTNLQLPSLVRD
- the tcmP gene encoding three-Cys-motif partner protein TcmP; its protein translation is MSCSDFFAEPAEHSKVKARIVAKYFKAWARVISARGGASAERIAYMDLFSGRGEYDDGTASTPLLVLRAAIDNPDIGTRVRVFFNDSNPDYVQSLREHIDALPGIKSLKYKPQVANVTVDESIAEAFEQVRLVPTLLFIDPWGYKGLSIRLVDAVLKDWACECILFFNYNRINAALSNDCVSATVDSLFGVERAENLRLAIAKAGASEREHIIEHELACGLTAQWGRYVLHFRFKGPSGKRTLHHLVFVSKHQQGYDIMKDIMARESSASPQGVPTYEHNPAHQLCAPLFPDGPSIGDLEQMLPAAFAGQRMTMHDVYWRHNVGRPFTPANYKTVLANLEAQGRITAVPPADKRRRSKGKPTFADDVIVQFRAR